A section of the Bacillus pumilus genome encodes:
- the ylqF gene encoding ribosome biogenesis GTPase YlqF — translation MTIQWFPGHMAKARREVTEKLKLIDIVFELTDARIPMSSRNPMIEEILQNKPKIMLLNKADKADPRVTKEWQAHFEQQGVRSLAINSVDGQGLNQIITTSKEILKEKFDRMKAKGVKPRAIRALIIGIPNVGKSTLINRLAKKNIAKTGDRPGITTSQQWVKVGKELELLDTPGILWPKFEDEKVGLRLAVTGAIKDSIINLQDVAVYGLRFLEENYPERLKKRYDLTDIPEDTAELFDAIGTKRGCLMSGGFINYDKTTEIIIRDIRTEKFGPLTFEKPES, via the coding sequence ATGACGATTCAATGGTTTCCAGGCCATATGGCAAAAGCAAGACGTGAAGTCACAGAAAAATTAAAGCTCATCGACATCGTATTTGAATTAACCGATGCTAGAATTCCGATGTCCTCTAGAAACCCAATGATCGAAGAAATCCTTCAGAACAAACCCAAAATCATGCTATTAAACAAAGCGGATAAAGCGGATCCTCGTGTGACAAAGGAGTGGCAGGCGCACTTTGAGCAGCAAGGCGTTCGGTCACTTGCTATTAACTCTGTCGATGGACAAGGGTTAAACCAGATCATCACAACTTCAAAAGAAATCTTAAAAGAAAAATTCGACCGCATGAAAGCCAAAGGTGTCAAACCACGTGCAATTCGGGCGCTGATTATCGGAATTCCCAATGTCGGGAAATCGACCTTAATCAATCGTTTAGCGAAAAAGAACATTGCCAAAACAGGAGACCGTCCTGGTATTACCACCTCACAGCAATGGGTGAAGGTAGGGAAAGAATTGGAACTGCTCGATACACCTGGAATCCTCTGGCCGAAGTTTGAAGATGAGAAAGTAGGGCTCAGGCTAGCAGTAACTGGAGCGATCAAAGATTCTATCATTAACTTACAGGATGTCGCTGTGTATGGACTTCGCTTTCTAGAAGAAAACTATCCAGAGAGATTAAAAAAGCGCTATGACCTAACAGACATTCCTGAAGATACGGCTGAGCTGTTTGATGCAATAGGTACAAAGCGCGGCTGTCTCATGAGCGGTGGATTTATTAATTACGACAAAACCACCGAAATCATTATTCGGGATATTCGAACTGAAAAATTTGGTCCCCTCACTTTTGAGAAGCCTGAAAGCTAA